The genomic region CAGTCACCAAAGCTGTCAGCTACAACCGCAAACGGACGCCCAGACGGATTAAAATGATGATCAGCATCGTGTGGCTCATATCCATCATCATCTCCTCCCCACCGCTCCTCATGACGCAGAAGGAGGAGGATTTGGGGACGGAGGAGGAGAGCGACATGCAGAGGCAGGAGTGTCTCCTCATCAACCAGACGTGGTacatcctctcctcctgcctcgTGTCCTTCTTCGCCCCGGGCGTCATCATGATACTCGTGTATTGTAAGATCTACCGTGTTGCCAAGCAGCGGGCGTCCACTGTGTTTGTGGCGAAGAACGTGCTGGAGCGGCAGCCATCGCAGTCTGAGACCTGCTTTGTGGGTGCGTCCAGGACTTGCCAAAGAAAGGGAGCCGGCTGCGGTGACTCCCAGTACGAACTGGACAGCCCGCGGCCTGCCAACAGACACAGCTCTTCCAACATGGACAGCAACAGCAgccacaggagaggagagctGGACGATATCGACTTGGAGGAGAGGAGCTGCGAGGCTGCTATAAAAACATCCTCCTCATTTTCCTCCGCTCTCCGCTTCTCCAGGAGAGCCGGCGTAAGTGTGAAATCAGAGGAGCGGAAGGACGCAGAGGGACAATCAAACAGGTTgaagcctcctcctcctcctcctccgtcctGCGCCTCCATATCATGGGCATCATCTGAGAACTGCTCCCACCACTTCCTCCTCCCGTCTCCGGTGCCTCTCCGCAGCAGGCAGATGTCTCTGTCCAAAAACAAAGTGGCACAGATGAGAGAGAAGCGCTTTACATTTGTTCTGGCAGTGGTGATGGGGGTTTTTGTCCTCTGCTGGTTCCCGTTCTTCTTCACCTACAGTCTGCAGGCTGTCTGCAGAGAGAACTGCGCGATCCCCGACGCACTCTTCAACCTGTTTTTCTGGATCGGATACTGCAACAGCTGCCTGAACCCCATCATATACACCATCTTCAACCGAGACTTCAGGAGGGCCTTCAAGAAGATTTTATTCCACACTCACAAACGAACATAACATGTGAATGTACGTGTGTTTGACGAACACAAATGTGTGCACACAGTTTTAATCCTGTTTTCCACTGTGCTGTCATACCGACATTAAAGGGCTTGCCATACAGCCTGCGTATTGATTTATTATTCAGCTCCTCATTAATTTATTATAATAATCACTTTCTATTCTAGTGTAAACGAgtcagaggaagatgatgatgacacaCGGAcgctgtgtgtgcaggtgtttcTAACTCTGCTTTCTTGATGCAACAACACATAGACATTACAACGTGGGCTTTGCCTATATTTGAATGTTAATTAGAGGAAAATGTCTGCAGGGCTGTGAATATCGTCCCCGCGGAGCTCCGAGATGTCTGCACGCTGTAGCAGGCAGTCTCACTGGCTCTGCAGATTCTATATTGACACAGATGCAGATTTAAGGAGCTGAGAAAAACCGACTGCGCTTTAAAGAAACATACAATGAGCCTTTAATGGATTTCTGTGCCTCGGAGTAATTAAACACCAGCAGCACCCAAAGTTTAAACTTTAACTTCAAGTTGACATAAAGCGCAGAGAGCTGAATGAAAGTTACCAGTTTTTCACGGAGCAGCAACGTTCTGTTGACACTGCACAGCTCGGGGgcaaagacataaaaaattCATATGCAGCTAGCAGATGGGCCGAGCCGCcgaacacagagagaaagagggagaggacaaagagaaagaaaagaaaagcctAACTATACCAGAGCCTCTGAATAAATATAATCAACCTGAGGCTCATACAACAATGGATAATTATGCTGTGAAGCTCAGGGTGAAACGACGGGACTCAGCGCTCGTCTCCACTGACGAGATGCTTTTATCTTTTCAAACACAAAGCAGTGGCAGAGGGAGTGACAAGTCCAAGGCCACAAACAGTGTTACATCACTGTGGTTGCCATGCAACACGGGGGTTGACCACAACTCAGAAGTTGCATAATTAATTATCTCACCTTAACTGATGTAGAGCGGAGTTCTTTAATGGCTTTCAGGTCAAGGATcccttaacttaacttaaagagagatggagcaggAAACCCAACAggctctcatcccaactcatcacatCCTGCTGCGTCGTCAGTGGACCTACTCATCTAAATATGACGCGCTAGGTACCTGCCTGCGTCAATTTTGGACGTTCACGGACGGTGTATCAATTTACAGCTGTTACtgtacatgcattgtgtcttttcaaaatacacttacacaCAGGATACACAGGAAATGGACACTGTCTGCTGGCTACATGTGCAAAGtcttttacaaaataaatttacaaCATAGATAAAACactaggcaacaaaagcatgtggttatgtttagagcagtggttcccaactggtgcagccacagggACCACATTTCTCCTTAGTTGTTAGttcaaagtccacacagtttaatatattcaccgtcatacttgcatttggccatgtcgtcaagtttagcccagttcagaccaaagatttgtgacaaaTCAAGCTGAAACAGGGGGGGACCCCCAAAGCCCCCCATTTCATATATGTCTCCCCCCATATGCCTGAAACTAAACATACACCTGTAGCTGGTAGGACTGGGGAGTGGAGTTAAAGAACTCTGTGAATTCAAATCTACAACTCTACTTTCCCTCCATTTTTCTTTACTGTAAACATCACCATCGCCGCCTCCTGTCAGTGCCAGAATATTGTAATGGAGGTCAGAGCTCAAATTAGTTGAACTTGTGCAGCACAAAGTGGTTGAAAATCAATGTAGCGCAGCTGGTATAACATGCACAGCAACAGCGTCGAACATTTGGTGAAGCTCCATCGGGATGTTTTGTACTTCAAGCAGGTCATATTTTTAACAAAACTGTGTGTCGAGATGCGGCTGATCCCCGGGGAGTCGTTAGAATAGATAAACACCAGACAAAACTCTTCATAGCTCAGCTGTGATGTTATTGTGGGAAGATGTTGCTGTGATACAGGTCGTGGTTTCAGCACCCAAAAAGAGATTTATAACACAAAGGTTGAGACAACAAGCCAGGCTCCGAGTAGAAGGAAACTGACTCCTGAAGGTGGACGTGTGACATCACGCTTTCAGCACCCAAGCAGCAATCGTTCCATGCTGTGATGACCTGTCACAATTCTGCACGAAGGGGCCCAAGCAGCAGCCTTCAGGaatgagaaatgaagccaacatggaagtgccaacaactgcagttcctctaatgtccacttgaggctggctccaagagctaGTCAGTCCCCATAAACCTGCATGTTAAAAAGTCCAACTTCACAGGAGAAATgatgtccaaggtaccctgagtgtgttggttgttgacgttgtgatacgccgtgtcaacttcagcctgttcatgcattgtctgttttcaaaacacacgtGAAGTTTGCATACAGTTACCTTTGCTCCTGGAAATGTTCCCATAACTTTGATTTTGTCTGGAGTAAATATGACTCTGTGaaaaacacgtcctcaaacctcTGGTCTGAAACACCCATTACGATCGACAGCACAACAaggtgaagctccaggaaatacaccccaccaaaggtgagcccttcTCAGCCGTGGAGGTCGGCTGTAACCCTACACTGGCTAagcaaccaaaactggattttactcCACCTTTCAGCCAGATCTCTGGGACAGCACCAGTCACTTGCAAATGCAGACCCTCAGGTAAATAGAAGCTTCCTAGCCTCAGCTACACTTCCTGGTGATCACcttgacattcacacagagacacatttgaattttggggagatacgCAGTTACCAGTTTTATGTGGTGTAAAGGAAAAGCAATAAAACGAGTAGTGTaacgaattactgttggcagggagtaatgagtaaagttatattattacttttgaaatgagtaataaattacatttttagaatAACAAGCCTGTCACTTCTCACAAATAAAgctccttcttctcctttttgGTTTTCAGGAGCTGTTGGTAACGGCGCATTCGCTGCATTACCGCctgcttctttttttcagaGCGGACCAAATGTCAATCCGATCCATTAATCCTGTTTGTCTGATGAAACTGAAGAAAACTCCTCTGCCTGATCCACTCGACAGGTTGAGATATTTAAGCCTATGTTGCCTCTCTTCATACTTATTATTCTCCGTGATTACGTGCACTACAGACTCCTCGTCATGTATCCTGTTGACAGTGaccttttctcttcctgtctctaaATCTTGAATTGACTTTATTATACAAATTGCACAGAAGCCTCCCCCTTATTTCACTGctctttcctctctgctgctgctgctttactCCAAACTGTTCTCTTGACCTCTGATtggctaaatgagacttgtAAATCGACATCGTCTCTGTGTTCAACTTGTTTTTATAACCCGTCCACCTCCGCACTTCCCCTTCAGACCTGCGTGTGCATGTGCCCACGTAAACAGAATCGACATGCTGAATGAGTCTGGAGAAAACTTGTAACACTCAGAAGTGAAGGCAAGGCGACTTTATTTAAATAGCATATTTCACACACTGAGGTGTTTCACAGTGCTTTACAGACAGGCGAAGGAAAGCATCAGAATGAGATTTAAACTTATTCCAACATCTTTTCTGTCTGGAACTGAAACAGCAGGCCCTAATGGACTGATCGGCATCAGCTGTTTGCAGTGTGCTTCACAATAATTGGCTCATTAACAGCTGAATGGCCACAATAACATCCACCATATTCAtggctgtcaatcagctgttgTTAGTGGTTATTAGCATCATAGATatatgttggtgaagattctcagtcatccaggtcatggtaatatTAAGTGCTGTATCGAAGGCAACTGGACtcgcttgagtttcttgaagatgtttcacctctcatccaagaagcttcttcagttctaatgGACTGGTGTGGAGTCGCAGTCTTTAGACTCTGTGTAGGTGTGAACCCTGacagagtcgttgaggtcacatgtgagtgtCGTTAGGGTCAGATGGGACCAGGTTTAAATGGGTGtcaagtcgtctggggagggatcccaacaCTGCAAcataggtgggtgataagtggtgtcataagccacctcctctgtttaacgatggtcatTCCAGTTTTGACGTAGATGACTTCGTTCATGCCTCTTTCATATCTTTCTTCTCTGGCAAAGACGTGGACAttgctgacaggagtggcacctggtgtggtcttctgctgctgtagctcatctgcttcaaggttggacaaggtgttgttggtGTCACAGTCTGCTTCTCTCCCTCAAGACAACTGCACTCACCTGTGCACGCAGCTGCTTCTCATCAGCACTCCTGCATATAAGCAGCTGCTGCACACCCCTCAGTGCCAGACTGTTCTTCAGCTTCAAGACTTTCCAGCATTCACTCTTGGCTTGATCCCCTGGGACCGACCTTGCTTGTTCCTGACCTGCCTCCGTCCTCTCTGCCCCGGTAATCACCTCAGCCTTCTGTCTCCGACTCCGAGTCCTGCCTGCTCCCTTCCTGGTTCTCATCTGCTCGGCTCTGTGGCTGCACGGTGCTACACTAATCCTGCTTCCCTCTGCTCTCCTGGTTAGGCTAGCTACTTCAGTCTTCACTCCACTACCAGCCTCACGAGAAACCCATCTCACTCACTTGCTGCAGAAACTCGAAACAAGCTAAACCCAAAGACCCCAGAACTGTTGCATATTAGTGTGAGCATTAGAGCTAATTACTAATTGTCTGCCTGCCTCAGTGTGCTGCATTTGGGTCTGGATTCGACCCCTGAcagttggttcagagatggtcttctgcaggggtctgcccattggtccgacatcccattgttccgaccatattgaactcattgttccgaagtcccgttgttccgaaactatcatgatgccctgtggttaaggtctggttaggtttaggcacaaaaaccacttggttagggttagggtcaggaaaagatcatggtgtgggttaaaatgaaaaagaaagtggcaaacacataagccgtgagcctgctccgcctcaagcctttcccagctgacccagagccggtcgcggcgcaccatcaaggcagaaatacgcccgccaggagccgttcagcaccgtggagagctccccagagttaataacaggaggttatggtgtttcattctctcctctctatgacacttgtatctcgaccagtagcctacttttgttgcgtttgctgatcctctatggtacacaaatacagtatagcctagtataatcacatatcggaacaacgggacgtctgaaccagtctggccattctcctctgacctctggcatcaacaaggcattttggctcactggatattttctctttttgggaccatcctctgtgaaccctagagatggttgtgctgaaaatcccagtaaatactcagaccagcccgtctggcaccaacaaccatgccacgttcaaagtcacttcaatcacctttcttcatcattctgatgctccgtttgaacttcagcagctcgtcttcaccatgtctacatgactaaatgttaatgagctgctgcctcgtgattggctgattagctatttgtggcCTGGACTGTATGTTGAATAAGTATATACATTTAAGAGGTGTTAGGAATACTGCACAGTTGAATAATTGCACATTAAAAAAGAGTAATAATAATTGTACCTTCAGTCCAGCAGcctaaaaacagaatgcagctTTCTGTCAGTTCAATGCGTTCCAACCTGCTGTTGC from Epinephelus moara isolate mb chromosome 1, YSFRI_EMoa_1.0, whole genome shotgun sequence harbors:
- the LOC126394246 gene encoding alpha-2Db adrenergic receptor-like, with product MDLSDVLTSVMATIPANLPPNSSFENVNHTSSSSPRSPPLPPHSQVASVFIVLVVSVIILGTVVGNVLVVVAVFTSRALRPPQNLFLVSLASADILVATLVIPFSLANEVMGYWYFGSIWCSFYLALDVLFCTSSIVHLCAISLDRYWSVTKAVSYNRKRTPRRIKMMISIVWLISIIISSPPLLMTQKEEDLGTEEESDMQRQECLLINQTWYILSSCLVSFFAPGVIMILVYCKIYRVAKQRASTVFVAKNVLERQPSQSETCFVGASRTCQRKGAGCGDSQYELDSPRPANRHSSSNMDSNSSHRRGELDDIDLEERSCEAAIKTSSSFSSALRFSRRAGVSVKSEERKDAEGQSNRLKPPPPPPPSCASISWASSENCSHHFLLPSPVPLRSRQMSLSKNKVAQMREKRFTFVLAVVMGVFVLCWFPFFFTYSLQAVCRENCAIPDALFNLFFWIGYCNSCLNPIIYTIFNRDFRRAFKKILFHTHKRT